From Acidobacteriota bacterium, the proteins below share one genomic window:
- a CDS encoding DUF433 domain-containing protein, which yields MAVRQALSWAEKELSIENLLLRQELCTAGGEIFLDRYGGLINLSASGQLAMRRMFDTHLQRVEWGELRLPVRLYPFMVAEQIDAKPILIDPEISFGRPVISRAFISTRTLLDRIDAGESIDEVAADYEISSEAVEEAIIFERSA from the coding sequence GTGGCTGTTCGCCAGGCGCTGTCGTGGGCAGAGAAGGAGCTTTCCATCGAGAATCTCCTGCTTCGCCAGGAGCTCTGCACCGCTGGGGGTGAGATTTTCCTCGATCGATACGGAGGGCTCATCAACCTGTCCGCGTCGGGACAGCTCGCGATGCGCCGGATGTTTGACACTCATCTGCAGCGGGTCGAGTGGGGCGAGTTGCGTCTCCCCGTTCGTCTCTATCCATTCATGGTTGCGGAGCAGATCGACGCAAAGCCGATTCTGATCGATCCTGAGATCTCTTTTGGTAGGCCGGTAATCAGCCGCGCCTTCATTTCCACCCGCACACTGCTCGATCGGATCGATGCGGGTGAAAGTATTGATGAGGTTGCGGCTGACTACGAGATCAGCTCCGAAGCCGTCGAAGAGGCGATCATCTTCGAGCGCTCTGCGTGA
- a CDS encoding S8 family peptidase, which yields MKALVIGILTLLTATAVVAAPVAAGKIIPDRYIVVLKDDVVDTRATAQSLASTHGARISHVYEHAIKGFSATLAPAAVTALSQNPNVAWIENDMEVSLVATQTNATWGLDRIDQRSLPLNGSYTYNSTGLGVKAYIIDTGVRSTHTEFGGRVIRGYAAGLNLVTDDCNGHGTHVAGTVGGATYGVAKSVTIVPVRVLGCTGIGLNSDVIAGVDWVTGDHPAGAPAVANMSLGGGISSALDSAVTNSINDGVFYGVAAGNDDEDACNYSPARTPAAMTVGATEKTDFRASYSNTGSCLDIFAPGSGITSAWFLTDTQTNTISGTSMATPHVVGAAALYLQNNPTASPATVSEAITNAATAGAVIDAGSGSPNLLLYSLFN from the coding sequence ATGAAGGCTCTCGTCATCGGAATTCTGACCCTTTTGACGGCAACGGCTGTCGTTGCCGCACCGGTGGCCGCCGGGAAGATCATTCCCGACCGCTATATCGTCGTCCTGAAGGACGACGTGGTCGATACCCGGGCCACAGCACAGAGTCTCGCCTCAACTCATGGGGCCCGTATTTCCCACGTTTACGAGCACGCAATCAAGGGTTTTTCCGCAACACTCGCACCTGCCGCCGTCACGGCCCTGAGTCAGAATCCGAACGTTGCCTGGATCGAAAATGACATGGAAGTGTCGCTCGTCGCAACCCAGACAAATGCCACATGGGGGCTCGACCGGATCGATCAGCGTAGCCTCCCGCTCAACGGTTCCTACACCTACAACTCCACCGGTCTTGGCGTGAAGGCGTACATCATTGACACCGGAGTGAGGAGCACGCACACAGAGTTCGGCGGCCGCGTCATCCGCGGATATGCCGCCGGCCTGAATCTCGTCACCGACGACTGCAACGGCCATGGCACTCATGTGGCCGGAACCGTGGGGGGTGCGACGTACGGAGTCGCCAAATCGGTCACGATCGTACCGGTCCGGGTCCTCGGTTGTACAGGTATCGGCCTCAATTCCGACGTGATCGCCGGTGTCGATTGGGTGACCGGAGATCATCCTGCAGGTGCCCCCGCGGTTGCGAACATGAGTCTGGGCGGCGGTATCTCTTCCGCACTCGACTCCGCCGTCACGAACTCGATCAATGATGGCGTCTTCTACGGAGTCGCTGCGGGCAACGATGACGAGGACGCCTGTAATTACTCTCCCGCGCGTACGCCCGCCGCCATGACCGTCGGGGCCACGGAGAAGACAGACTTCCGTGCCTCGTACTCGAACACCGGAAGTTGCCTGGACATCTTCGCGCCCGGCTCCGGAATCACTTCCGCCTGGTTCCTCACGGATACCCAGACCAACACGATCAGCGGCACGTCCATGGCGACACCGCACGTTGTGGGCGCCGCGGCGCTCTACCTGCAGAACAACCCGACTGCCTCCCCAGCCACCGTTTCGGAGGCAATCACGAACGCCGCCACGGCCGGTGCGGTGATTGATGCAGGGAGTGGCTCTCCCAATCTGCTGCTCTATTCGCTCTTCAATTGA
- a CDS encoding type II toxin-antitoxin system HicB family antitoxin, with amino-acid sequence MSETPKYEMIIYWSETDDAFIVEVPELSGCMADGATYEEAVSNAQIVIAEWLETARELGRDIPAPRGRLMYA; translated from the coding sequence ATGAGTGAGACTCCGAAGTACGAGATGATCATCTACTGGAGCGAGACCGACGATGCTTTCATCGTCGAGGTTCCCGAGCTGTCGGGTTGTATGGCGGATGGGGCGACGTACGAGGAGGCCGTCAGCAATGCGCAAATCGTGATCGCAGAGTGGCTCGAGACGGCTCGTGAGCTCGGACGAGACATTCCAGCTCCTCGGGGTCGTCTGATGTATGCCTAG
- a CDS encoding transposase, with product MARPLRLEHRGALWHVTSRGNNREMIFHDDDDRESFLGILAGVVALFNWRIHAWVLMGNHYHILLSTPEPTLSRGMQRLNQRYAQDSNRKYDRCGHLFQGRFKAHLVDEATWMLEAARYVVLNPVRAGMVERPEDYRWSSYRASAGLERAPWWLSDSIVRHFHRDLPEARNAYREFVQRKVGSDESIWSHLKGQIYLGSAEFIAKVQTLIDAEPRSTEHPSPQRNVDRPKLVETAETAAAMMDADLDEIRTTRGHPGRAVIAHLARIESLSRLREIAALLGLRSYGHVSTLVRRVETDRNRIPGLAHLIDSCITTLRAHAPPLPPPEVLIRQPF from the coding sequence ATGGCTCGACCGCTCAGACTCGAACATCGTGGCGCTCTGTGGCACGTCACATCGCGCGGGAACAACCGCGAGATGATCTTCCACGATGATGACGACCGCGAGTCGTTTCTCGGCATCCTCGCCGGAGTCGTCGCGCTCTTCAACTGGCGCATCCACGCCTGGGTCCTGATGGGCAACCACTACCACATCCTCCTCTCCACACCCGAGCCGACGCTGTCACGCGGAATGCAGCGGCTCAACCAGCGCTACGCGCAGGATTCCAACCGAAAGTACGACCGATGCGGACATCTCTTTCAGGGACGGTTCAAGGCGCATCTGGTCGACGAGGCAACCTGGATGCTCGAGGCGGCGCGCTACGTCGTTCTCAATCCCGTGCGGGCCGGGATGGTCGAGCGCCCCGAGGACTACCGGTGGTCGAGTTACCGTGCGAGTGCGGGGCTCGAGCGGGCGCCGTGGTGGCTCTCCGACTCGATCGTTCGCCACTTCCATCGGGATCTGCCTGAGGCCCGGAATGCGTATCGAGAGTTCGTGCAGCGCAAGGTCGGGTCCGACGAATCGATCTGGAGTCATCTCAAAGGCCAGATCTACCTCGGATCAGCCGAGTTCATCGCGAAAGTGCAGACGCTCATCGACGCCGAGCCACGCTCGACCGAGCATCCCTCACCGCAGCGCAACGTCGACCGGCCCAAGCTCGTGGAAACGGCCGAGACCGCGGCCGCGATGATGGATGCGGACCTCGACGAGATCCGCACGACGCGCGGGCATCCCGGAAGGGCGGTCATCGCGCATCTGGCCAGGATCGAGTCGCTCAGCCGGCTCCGCGAAATCGCGGCGCTTCTCGGGCTGCGGAGCTATGGGCACGTTTCGACGCTCGTCCGCCGGGTGGAAACGGACAGAAACCGGATCCCTGGCCTCGCCCATCTGATCGATTCATGCATCACGACCCTCCGCGCGCATGCCCCACCCCTTCCGCCGCCCGAGGTTCTCATCCGACAGCCGTTCTGA
- a CDS encoding class I SAM-dependent methyltransferase, giving the protein MREQIVSGLNSAIRASGVGKYVPEIIRRWKREVLGPADNVESIAARHWNEQQQTESVYWTQHPLISQYVNCLVTGVSWLHPTQGLKAGWAYHPLKLGLSVGCGTGELERDVVYKQRICERMEAFDISPASLKKARKLARKEGARAIRYRRADFNSIVLPPDRYDIVFFHGSLHHVSDPDRLLAEVEKSLKPHGLVYVDEFVGPSRDEWTDEDMKPVREEFDRLDDRLKLRPAKPPVVFEDPSEMIRSSRIIPALRERFEIVHYKPYWGNLLHPLFCCLNGAELLKPESEPLIRRLIEKEKALVASGEITKPLYAVLLCRKRGSA; this is encoded by the coding sequence ATGCGTGAGCAGATTGTCAGCGGCCTGAACTCTGCGATACGCGCCAGCGGGGTCGGCAAGTACGTCCCGGAGATCATCCGCCGCTGGAAGCGCGAAGTCCTCGGGCCTGCGGACAACGTGGAATCCATTGCGGCTCGTCATTGGAATGAGCAGCAACAGACCGAATCTGTTTACTGGACCCAGCACCCGCTGATCTCCCAGTACGTGAACTGCCTGGTTACGGGCGTTTCGTGGCTTCATCCGACTCAGGGATTGAAAGCCGGTTGGGCTTACCATCCTCTGAAGCTGGGGCTGTCGGTGGGTTGCGGCACGGGTGAGCTCGAGCGGGACGTGGTTTACAAGCAACGGATCTGTGAGCGCATGGAGGCCTTCGACATTTCGCCTGCTTCTCTGAAAAAGGCAAGAAAGCTCGCGCGCAAGGAAGGCGCCCGGGCCATTCGATATCGCCGGGCGGATTTCAACTCAATCGTGTTGCCGCCCGATCGATACGACATCGTCTTTTTCCACGGATCTCTGCATCACGTTTCTGATCCTGACCGGCTGCTCGCCGAGGTCGAGAAGTCGCTGAAACCTCACGGCCTCGTCTATGTCGATGAGTTCGTGGGGCCCTCGCGCGACGAATGGACGGACGAGGACATGAAACCCGTTCGCGAAGAATTCGACAGGTTGGATGACCGACTCAAGCTGCGTCCGGCGAAACCGCCCGTGGTCTTCGAGGATCCGTCGGAAATGATTCGATCGTCACGGATCATTCCCGCTTTGCGCGAACGCTTCGAAATCGTTCACTACAAGCCCTACTGGGGAAATCTCCTGCACCCGCTCTTCTGCTGTCTCAACGGCGCTGAGCTGCTGAAGCCGGAAAGTGAACCTTTGATACGCCGCCTGATCGAAAAAGAAAAGGCGCTGGTCGCGTCGGGAGAAATCACGAAACCACTTTACGCCGTGCTTCTTTGCCGGAAGCGCGGCTCTGCTTGA